A stretch of the Orcinus orca chromosome 1, mOrcOrc1.1, whole genome shotgun sequence genome encodes the following:
- the SESN2 gene encoding sestrin-2, which produces MIVADSECRAELKGYLPGAGEEQRESRVRRGPRGPSAFIPVEEVLREGAESLEQHLGLEALMSCGRVDNLAVVMGLHPDYFTSFWRLHYLLLHTDGPLANSWRHYIAIMAAARHQCSYLVGSHMAEFLQTGGDPEWLLGLHRAPEKLRKLSEINKLLAHRPWLITKEHIQALLKTGEHSWSLAELIQALVLLTHCHSLASFVFGCGILPEGDPEGSPAPQAPSPPSEQSTPPSRDPLNHSGGFEAARDVEALMERMRQLQESLLRDEGASQEEMESRFELEKSESLLVTPSADILEPSPNSDMLCFVEDPTFGYEDFTRRGTQAPPTFRAQDYTWEDHGYSLIQRLYPEGGQLLDEKFQAAYSLTYNTIAMHSGVDTSMLRRAIWNYIHCVFGIRYDDYDYGEVNQLLERNLKVYIKTVACYPEKTTRRMYNHFWRHFRHSEKVHVNLLLLEARMQAALLYALRAITRYMT; this is translated from the exons GAGCAGAGGGAGAGCCGGGTTCGGCGAGGCCCTCGAGGGCCCAGCGCCTTCATTCCAGTGGAGGAG GTCCTTCGGGAGGGAGCCGAGAGCCTCGAGCAACACCTGGGGCTGGAGGCGCTGATGTCCTGCGGGAGGGTGGACAACCTGGCAGTGGTGATGGGCCTGCACCCCGACTACTTTACCAGCTTTTGGCGCCTGCACTACCTGCTGCTGCACACGGATGGGCCCTTGGCCAATTCCTGGCGCCACTACATCGCCATCATG GCCGCCGCCCGCCACCAGTGCTCCTACCTGGTGGGCTCCCACATGGCTGAGTTTCTGCAGACTGGCGGTGACCCTGAGTGGCTGCTTGGCCTCCACCGTGCCCCCGAGAAGCTGCGCAAGCTCAGCGAGATCAACAAGCTGCTGGCTCATCGGCCGTGGCTCATCACCAAGGAGCACATCCAG gCCTTGCTGAAGACAGGCGAGCACAGCTGGTCCCTGGCCGAGCTCATCCAGGCCCTGGTCCTCCTCACCCACTGCCACTCGCTAGCCTCCTTCGTGTTCGGCTGTGGCATCCTCCCTGAGGGGGACCCCGAGGGaagccccgccccccaggccccTTCACCCCCCAGTGAGCAGAGCACACCCCCCAGCAGGGACCCACTGAACCACTCTGGG GGCTTTGAGGCTGCCCGCGACGTGGAAGCTTTGATGGAGCGCATGAGGCAGCTGCAGGAGAGCCTGCTGCGGGATGAGGGGGCCTCCCAGGAGGAGATGGAGAGCCGCTTTGAGCTGGAGAAGTCAGAGAGCCTGCTGGTGACCCCCTCAG CGGACATCCTGGAGCCCTCTCCAAACTCAGACATGCTGTGCTTTGTGGAAGACCCCACTTTCGGATACGAGGACTTCACCCGGCGGGGGACTCAGGCGCCCCCCACCTTCCGCGCCCAG GATTATACCTGGGAGGACCATGGCTATTCACTGATCCAGCGGCTCTACCCCGAGGGTGGGCAGCTGCTGGATGAGAAGTTCCAGGCAGCCTATAGCCTCACCTACAACACCATTGCCATGCACAGCGGAGTAGATACCTCCATGCTCCGCAGGGCCATCTGGAATTACATCCACTGCGTCTTTGGCATCAG ATATGATGACTATGACTACGGAGAGGTGAACCAGCTCCTGGAGCGGAACCTCAAGGTCTATATCAAGACAGTGGCCTGCTATCCAGAGAAGACCACCCGAAGAATGTACAACCATTTCTGGAGGCACTTCCGCCACTCAGAGAAG GTCCACGTGAACTTGCTGCTTTTGGAGGCCCGCATGCAAGCCGCCCTGCTCTATGCCCTCCGTGCCATCACCCGCTACATGACCTGA